The DNA sequence TCAGAGCGCAGGTCTGGTCCAGAGACAAGTTGCATAACAAGATAAGGTAGATCACCAAGTGGAGTTTGTGCTACCCCTTGATCGTAGACGTTGACTACGTGTGGGCTGGTAAGTTTAGCGGCGGAACGCGCTTCTTGGATAAAACGTTCAACAAAATCTGGTTGTTCAGCTAAATGAGAGTGAATGATTTTTACTGCTACATCACGGTCTAGACGGTTATCGTGAGCACGATAAACGCTGGCCATGCCACCGCGGGCTAGGCGTGAGGTGATACGGTAACGTCCTTCGATAGCAACGTTGAGTAATGGATCTAGATTCACATCTTTTAGGATATCTGCAAAAGCCGGTCACGTGGGTGGCCGGCTTTTGCGTGTCGGGTGGGAATGCTCTTAGAACCGAGCCATGGCAGCTTTTATTTTTGCTACATATGCAACGGTGTCTGGACGCATGCCATAGCGTTTGACGCCACCGAGCCCTTGATAGTAACCAGCAACAGCTTGGTCGAAGTTGTCAGCGTTATTATGCAAGTAGCGAATAATAGCTATGCCAGCAACGACGTTATCATGCGGATCAAGGAGGTTGAGTTCGCGTCCAACCATCGTTCCTGCCCATGAACCTGAGGAAGGGATAACCTGCATGGTGCCGATAGCATTGGCGGGTGATACAGCGCTTGCATCGAAGCCAGATTCGATATAGGCATGTGCTAAAGCAAGGCGTGGGTCAACGCCCATCTGAGCTGCGGTCTGGCGAATAATGCGTTGCATTTCTTCACGAGAGGGCAGAGTTTGGTTGATGAGCACATTTTTATTGTCATTGGCGGCGTCCACAACTTCATCTGCGTAGGTATATCCAGGGAAGTTATTTTCCACGAGTCGTTTTTTAGTAGATATTTGGGTTTGAAGTGTTGGTGTTGGTGCTGGAGTTGCGTTGATGGAGAGTTGTTGGCCGGGGTAAATAAGATTTGGGTTTGAAATATTGTTTGCGGCAACTAGGTGGGCGACGGTGGTACCTAACTTGTGTGCGATAGCTCCCAAGGTATCTCCAGATTGAACCGTGTAAGTAGTTGAGGACGGTGCTGGGGTTGCTGCAGGTGCTGGAGCTGGGGTTGGAGCCGGGGCTGGTGCTGGGGCTGGGGCTGGAGTTGCGTTGATGGAGAGTTGTTGGCCGGGGTAAATAAGATTTGGGTTTGAAATATTGTTTGCGGCAACTAGGTGGGCGACGGTGGTACCTAACTTGTGTGCGATAGCTCCCAAGGTATCTCCAGATTGAACCGTGTAAGTAGTTGAGGACGGTGCTGGGGTTGTCTTTGGAGCGGCATGTGTTACTGGAGTGATATCTTTAATGACTGGGGACTGGACTGGTAATAGTAGGCGTTGTCCGATGCGAATAAGTGCAGTCGAGTCAAGATTATTAGTACGAATAATGTCTGCCATAGGTATGCCGGTACGTTGCGAAATGCCCCAGACAGTATCGCCTGTGCGTACTTGATATGTCATGGTTAGCGTTTGTGGAGATTTATTTTCCTGAATAGGTGATTTTTGTGGTGTGGTTGCCGGTTGCGCCTGAGCAGCTGAAGCAACGGTTGGTGATAAAAGGGTGACCGCAGTTGCAGTTGCGAGCGCGGCGTTTGATCGCGACATCCACGTGGACATAAATCCTCCAGAAATAACACATCTGTTACAAATGTTAAAGATGATGTTGTTGATGAAATTGTTATAATTGAGCTTAGTGGAATGTTCAGCGTGTCGCCACTCTTTTTTCAATATGTGAGCTATCATTGGCGCGTGAATAATGTATGTGCGTACGGCGAATGGCTATCTATTCCTGAAGTAGCCGATATTTTAAATCTTCAACAACGCGATGTGCGTGCTGCGCTCGATCGCCATGAGCTCATCGCTGTTCGGCGTGGGCAACATAATGCTCTGGCAATTCATTGTGAACAATTGGTAGAGGAAGATGGAAAGATCCAGATACTACCTG is a window from the Arcanobacterium buesumense genome containing:
- a CDS encoding lytic transglycosylase domain-containing protein, with protein sequence MSTWMSRSNAALATATAVTLLSPTVASAAQAQPATTPQKSPIQENKSPQTLTMTYQVRTGDTVWGISQRTGIPMADIIRTNNLDSTALIRIGQRLLLPVQSPVIKDITPVTHAAPKTTPAPSSTTYTVQSGDTLGAIAHKLGTTVAHLVAANNISNPNLIYPGQQLSINATPAPAPAPAPAPTPAPAPAATPAPSSTTYTVQSGDTLGAIAHKLGTTVAHLVAANNISNPNLIYPGQQLSINATPAPTPTLQTQISTKKRLVENNFPGYTYADEVVDAANDNKNVLINQTLPSREEMQRIIRQTAAQMGVDPRLALAHAYIESGFDASAVSPANAIGTMQVIPSSGSWAGTMVGRELNLLDPHDNVVAGIAIIRYLHNNADNFDQAVAGYYQGLGGVKRYGMRPDTVAYVAKIKAAMARF
- a CDS encoding Rv2175c family DNA-binding protein, yielding MNNVCAYGEWLSIPEVADILNLQQRDVRAALDRHELIAVRRGQHNALAIHCEQLVEEDGKIQILPALHGTVVALHDAGFTDNEALDWLLRDEPELEMTPLAALHSGNIHAVRRIIIGLAF